TCCACATTCATGTTGGCCGACACAATGGTCAGGTCCTCCCGCGCCGCCAGCTTCAGCAAATCGTGCTGCGCCTGGAGATCGATATCGCCTTGGCCTGCCGTCAGTTGCAGGCCGACGTTGCCGTCGCCGGCCGAAGACAGTCCTGCGGCCACGCCAATCGCCTGTCCCGCATGGACACGGCCTTGTCCCGCGACGGCGACATTGTTGTCCTGGCCGCTGGCGAGCACGACGCTTTCCCCACTGGCGATTTGCAAGTCCTGGCCTGCCACCATAGCGACGCCAGCCCTGCCGTTGAGGTGGACCATCGGCTCGCCCTGGTGCGGCACCTTTCCCAGCGGGCTGGTATTGCCAATAGCCGCATCCTCCTTCGCCGCTTCCAGCGATTGCCCATTGACCATGCCGGCTGCCGCTTTGGCTTGCTTCGCCAGCGGCGAATCGACACCCTTGCCGGTCGACAGGGCTTGGGTCTGGTGCGTGACGGCGCCGTCGCTCAGCGTCCTGACCAGATCGCCCGCCTGTCGAAGTAGCGCGATGCCGGCGGCGTTGTCGCCGGTTGGCAACACGTGACCCGTGACGGCGTCGCGATAGGTCGTCAGCAGCAGCCCGGCTTGGCCACGTACCGCGGCGTAGCCATCGGTGCGCAACTCGAACCCCTGGCCCCGGAAGCTGCCGCGGCGGTTGTCCTGCTGGTGGATTACGTGGCCGAGATTGAGCTGGGTGGTTTGTTCCGTCGTGGCAAGTTGCGTGCGCAGTTGGTCATCGGAGTCGTCGAACACCAGCTGGTTGTAGCCCTTGCCACCGTGCTCCTGGCTCTTGAAGCCGGTCAGCGCGGCGGCGTTGCGATGACCGTCCGGGTCCGCGCCCATGCCGTGCCACGCCGGGCTGTTGCCGCCCGCAAGGTTGCCCTGCGCGCTGGGCTGGCTGTCGGAGCCCATTGCATAGATGCCGCTGGCGTCATAGGGCTGGGAGAACGTAGTGCCACTCATGGACCTGCCGCCCGGCGTAGCGGCGATACCGGCTTCGCCCTGGCCGTTGTATAGCGCCCCGATCACGAACGGCTGGTCGATGTCGTTGTCCGTGAACTTGACCAGCACCTCCTGGCCGATACGCGGCAGCCATTGCCAGCCCATGCCGGCACCGGCCTGGCGCTGCGCGACACGGATCCAGCGGCTGCCGCGGTCGTCCGCGCGCTCGCCGCGCTGCCACGGGAAGCGCACGCGGATCTGCCCGCGCGGGCTGGCGTGGTGTTCGGCGTTGCCATCGGCCCGGGTCTGCCCGTCCGGGCCGACCACGATCGCGGTGTGGGCGCCAAGCGGAGTAGCCCGGCTATAGAGGCGCGGGCAATCGCCCTCCAGCACAGCGGCGCGCCATGGGCGGCGCGCATCAAAGGCACGGAAAAGCGCCGCATAGCCGTGTTCCCGTGCGGCCGTGGGCAGGGATGCGGCCGGTACCAGCCGCTCGGCGGCGTCGTCGAAGAAGCTGTTCATCAGGCCGGCGGTGGTCGCCACGGCATCTGGAGCCGGCGGC
This Cupriavidus nantongensis DNA region includes the following protein-coding sequences:
- a CDS encoding type VI secretion system Vgr family protein; this translates as MDVSTLFRNPYSPAHRLYVLAGEGPLDELAVEAWIGREAISALFEWRVVAVSANVDIALDSLMGQRVTLLTTLAGGGQSRRTGLIRQAEKLGADGSLARYRLTVIPWLWLTTQQRHSQVFQHRTLDSIIEAVLQDYAPYAHWRYAAGAEARIAAFGERDHIAQFRETDYQFLSRLLAEAGLGYTVVEDDESPFGHAVVIFADSAELPEDPESAAGGGIRYHRAHSQESADAIQQLICETRAAVGGVAVSAWDPEAKRAIRGHAPSRYGVFSGRAVSPDPYFSVSLSLAPDAASAQRVAEQVMEAIEVRALVFTGSGSVRTLRSGTRLTVTDCPHLPPQPDDTAGYPLLLDAVEHCGINNLAVETRAALADRIGPLEAALCFDTPPPAPDAVATTAGLMNSFFDDAAERLVPAASLPTAAREHGYAALFRAFDARRPWRAAVLEGDCPRLYSRATPLGAHTAIVVGPDGQTRADGNAEHHASPRGQIRVRFPWQRGERADDRGSRWIRVAQRQAGAGMGWQWLPRIGQEVLVKFTDNDIDQPFVIGALYNGQGEAGIAATPGGRSMSGTTFSQPYDASGIYAMGSDSQPSAQGNLAGGNSPAWHGMGADPDGHRNAAALTGFKSQEHGGKGYNQLVFDDSDDQLRTQLATTEQTTQLNLGHVIHQQDNRRGSFRGQGFELRTDGYAAVRGQAGLLLTTYRDAVTGHVLPTGDNAAGIALLRQAGDLVRTLSDGAVTHQTQALSTGKGVDSPLAKQAKAAAGMVNGQSLEAAKEDAAIGNTSPLGKVPHQGEPMVHLNGRAGVAMVAGQDLQIASGESVVLASGQDNNVAVAGQGRVHAGQAIGVAAGLSSAGDGNVGLQLTAGQGDIDLQAQHDLLKLAAREDLTIVSANMNVDFAAAKRIRIATAGGAAITIEGGNITFECPGPITYKAAQRKFEGPSNTNRDLPQFPDTPSSLDDDYPFSI